From Hermetia illucens chromosome 6, iHerIll2.2.curated.20191125, whole genome shotgun sequence, one genomic window encodes:
- the LOC119659712 gene encoding SLIT and NTRK-like protein 1 produces MKLFYPGLWLLLIYSCVFGASPDGSCGPKFQNKCSCGEVDYEGHKQYVVNCTNTGFRDTSVLEFMPEETQVLIFTGNFIPELPWNVFGSINDYSTLTIVDMSNNHIREIRGKSYHHVQNVRRLILNHNNLSISRDDDEVNHHHPRVFSNFINLESLHLTNAFADNTSAELSEDLHDIFMNSNLTKLQKLHLEQNEISHFQDRKVFCDLPSLRDLHLGDNLLKEINFNVTCMKNLRFLDFERNKFDNVKVKDMALLDALERRPGRTDLLVVDFGLNPFVCDCNIVPFQKWLLHTLVTVRNKESLMCSQSNDRIIDLEAPVCDVKALPTVEEVASATHTAILVFLLIVLSFILLALLVVLAYMSREKIKHVMTPVLDNVSKKVHYTTIKDEECPEVHV; encoded by the coding sequence aaattgttCTACCCAGGACTATGGTTGCTGCTAATATACTCTTGTGTTTTTGGAGCCTCACCAGATGGAAGTTGTGGAccgaaatttcaaaacaaatgtTCTTGCGGTGAAGTTGACTACGAAGGACACAAACAGTACGTCGTGAACTGCACAAATACAGGATTCCGAGACACGAGCGTTTTAGAGTTTATGCCTGAGGAAACACAAGTTTTAATTTTCACTGGCAATTTCATCCCCGAGTTACCATGGAACGTGTTTGGATCGATCAACGACTATAGTACGCTTACAATAGTAGACATGAGCAATAATCATATACGTGAGATAAGAGGGAAATCCTATCATCACGTGCAGAATGTCCGCAGGCTGATTTTGAATCACAATAACTTGAGCATATCCAGAGATGACGATGAAGTGAATCATCATCACCCACGGGTTTTCTCTAATTTCATCAACTTGGAATCGTTGCATTTAACGAATGCATTTGCAGATAATACTTCAGCTGAACTGAGTGAAGATTTGCATGATATCTTCATGAACAGTAATTTAACGAAGTTGCAGAAACTGCATTTAGAGCAAAACGAAATTTCACATTTTCAGGACAGGAAGGTGTTTTGTGACCTTCCTAGTTTGCGTGACCTTCATTTGGGTGACAATCTTTTAAAGGAAATCAATTTTAACGTGACTTGTATGAAAAATCTGAGATTTTTGGATTTTGAACGGAATAAGTTCGATAACGTCAAGGTAAAAGATATGGCCTTACTGGATGCGCTAGAAAGGCGGCCCGGTCGGACTGACCTACTCGTCGTAGATTTCGGTCTGAATCCATTTGTTTGCGATTGCAATATTGTGCCTTTCCAAAAATGGCTTCTCCATACGCTGGTAACAGTTCGAAATAAGGAATCTCTAATGTGCTCGCAGAGCAACGACCGGATAATTGACCTGGAAGCCCCCGTATGTGACGTAAAGGCGCTTCCAACAGTGGAAGAAGTAGCAAGTGCCACCCACACCGCAATTTTAGTTTTCCTACTCATTGTTCTCAGCTTCATCTTGCTCGCATTGCTTGTGGTCCTTGCTTATATGAGCCGAGAAAAGATCAAGCACGTTATGACGCCCGTTTTGGATAATGTCTCCAAAAAGGTCCATTACACAACAATAAAAGACGAAGAGTGTCCTGAAGTTCATGTCTAG